CCCTTATCCCCAAAAAGTTTTCCAAACAACCCTCTAGACATGTCTGAAACTGGAATACGATCATTATATCGTTGATAATAGTCTTTAAATGTTCTGTAGCGGGTTTTATGAAACATTATAACGATTGTTATTGCTTCACTTAGAGATAATTCGGTTTTGCGATTTCTTTTCTTTTTGTTTCCTATTAGCTGTTGATGTTGATTTTCAATCAGTATTTTTTTCCATTCTGGTTCAAATTCCTTGCAAAAATCATCCACATCACAAAAAATTGAGATTAGGGTAAATACATCACTCTTAATCATTTTGACCTTCCAGGTTATCTTTGTTTCACAAAATAAATCTTTTAACCATGTGGGGGTCTTTTTTCAATCATAATTGTAAAAAAATAGTGTAGGTTTGCAAAAGGGATACCCTTGACTAAACGAGGCCAGGGTACCTGGCTCGGAATATTGCATCGACTTTCGATGCTTCCGAGGGCTGCTAGAACAAAGAAGAATCGCAGCACAGGAGCGAACACAGTGCTCTGCACGGGGAGCGACGGCACGCGATAGGCCTCATAATTTATTATGAGGCCGTTCTTCAAAGTTATAGTCAGCCCACATTTGTGGAATACTAAGTAAAAAAATAAAAGTTTGAATTAATTCATTTTATGATCTAAAACATTGTGTTTAAATAACTTAAATATGTTTTTTATCCAAAACTCGCGTTAATAACTATATACACATCGTTAATGAAGAATTGTTTACGATGTGTATACATGCAAATAGCATATGGCTAGATCTGTTTTAAGCCTACCAGAGGCTTGACTGGAAGGGGTTACTCTTTTTGGGGCAGTTTTCACCTAGCTTAAAGCTCATAAAGAAGCGATTGTCGATTTCTCTATGTTCGTAAGAGAGTTTTAAGTTCCAGTTGCAGCCAATAAAGGTGGATAGATCTATCTTAAACTCCTTGTAGTTAGGTTCTGTCTCGGGTGTTGGTAGTTGACCTGTCAGCCTGTGCCAGCCAGAGCGTGTATGCATCTCGAGGCACCAGTTGGGATGGAAGCGGTAGAAGAAGTGGACAAGGAGTGTATTTCTTCTGTCCGATAGGTTTGAGTGAAGAAGGGCGTATTCTGGTTGCTGTGCATCTAACATAAAGTTGGTGTAATCGGCCTTTCTCCACGCTTTGATGCCCCTGTGCAGGAAATCTAGGCCTATTGCATAATCCTCATTGATCGTCCAAAGGTGTGTTAAGTTAAAGAAATCAAGAGATTTTGTTTCCGTATTCCAGGCAATATCATAGCGAGTTGTTAAATAAGGTGTTGGGTGGGCTAAAAGAGATCCATAAATTCTGGGTATGCTGTTTTGTAGCGTGTGTACACTAAAAAATGCATCTGCAAAAATATTGAGATAGAGTGCGCGAATAGGTTGTTTTCCATGCAGGAATAGAGAGTTTGTAAATCCAAAGCGAAGTATTTGTAGTCTTGCATAACCATCTTCAATATCAAAAACATAATAGTTATTAAAGCGCACAGTTGGATGAGAGTAGTATTGAAAGCTGGCATAAGGCTCAACAATATGCTTGCTTTGTCCATACAGTCTGGAGAATTTTGCGTTTACAAAAAGGCCTGCCCTTCCAACTGCTTGCATGACAGCTTGTGCTTGTGGATTATTATCATAGAAAATTCCGGTCAGAGCTACCTCTGGTGTTATTTTTACTCCAGTAATAGGGGTAAAGGGTCTGTAGAATTCTTGGTCTAGTTCAATTCTAGTTGCATGAAAATCACTTACAGGGGGAGGAGTGCCATCTGCATAGGCATAGTCTAAAAAACCTGCTCTTATACGATGATCTGATATGATACCAGTAGCCCCATGAGAAATAGGCTTGTGGCTTGCTTCTATTGCAGGTAATTGCTGGTTTACAGTTTGAAAGTCATTGACACGTACACGGGTGGAAAAGTCTGCAATCCAAGAGTCTTCTTTTTTTGTAACTAGTAAATGTGTGTGTTCTCCTGTATCTAAGTTGAATTCATCGGCAGAAAAGTCTGAAGCCATTTCACTGTCAGAAAGAACGTCATAGACAAGTCTTGCATGTACATTATTTTTAAAACTCTCATCGTAGGTACCCTCAAATCGATACCTCAATCGGTTGACGGGGTCATCGTAGGACCTGTCTTGTACCATGAAATTTTTTAAAATAAACGAACGCTTGTCTAGAACAGAACAATAGTCAGCATCAATACCGCCACCAGGCCCTTTTGAGAGTACATAGTCCGCTCTTAGATAGACCTTTAAATCTTTCCAGGTTAGCGCCCTGTAACGAAGGGATATAGCGCTACCCTCGATTCCACCAAATGTGAATTTTACCTGGATAGGAATTTCGCTAACAGAGTCCATGTGTGTATTGAAAGAAGAGAGTGTAAATAGGGGTATGCTAAAAAAACGCAGGCAAACATCTTTTGCAATGAGCATATTATTTTTTAGAAGACGAATGCATTTAGAGTGGATAGCAAAGTCTTCTTCACAAGTTTCCCACAAAGTGATATAGCCATTTTCTAATCTATAAGAGCCATCACCCTCGAGTATAATTTTTTCGCCTCCCATAACAACGGGTTCTTCTGCTACAACTCCATCACAAATAAAGCCTGAGCATGTTTTAAAATTATATTCTAAGCTACTACCTATCAATATTTTATGTCCATAAATGACAAATAGATCACCTTTTGCAATCAGTGTTTCTTCTACTTTGTTATAAGTCATGTGGGTAGCTTGAATGCGTATTTTACCGCTACGGATGACACCACCAAGAGATGTCGTAATGATCCCTTCCGAATATTCGGGCTCTCTCAAATCAACAACGACTTCTTTTGCATGCAAAAAAAATGAAATTAAGAGCAAAATAAATAAAAAAAGTGTTTTCTGTGCGAACATAAGGGAAGAGACTACCATTTTTTAGGAGTATCAATCAAGGTATACACAAACAAGTTCAAAAATTGGTTTGTGTATACCTTAATGCTTATTAAATAATTTCTTTATTTTACATTAATATTCATAGATTACAATTAGCTTCTAAACTAACTTAAGGTTATAAGATGTCTAATCTTGCTGTTTCTTCTTCTATGAATCAAATTTTTCCACTACCTGAAGTCAAATTTCGAGTAGAAGAACATAATGACATCTTTCACACTCAGAAAAACTTAGCCGAACAAAACCTTCTAAAAAACAAAATAGCTAGACTTGCTTGGAATATCTTTTCTATTATCTTTATCCCTTTAGGCATCGCACGACTCTGCTTATTCATGATAAAACCCCTACTTTCTTCTTGCATCCTACCTGCAGGCGTAGAATTTAACTTAGCCAAAAAAGAAAACGCCCTAAAAAATGCAGTAAACTCTAATGCTGCACGCCTAGAAATTCAAATTGAATCCCTTAAAAACCTTCATAAAGCTAGGGAAAGCTTCTTAGGCGATCCTGAAAACCATGCAAGACAAGTTACAATAGAAACTGCAGATCAAGTAAAACTAGACACCATAGTTATCGAGCATTCAAGTCAACAATCACGCGCTGCTACAGAGCAAAAATGGATCGTTATCATGCCCGGAAACCTCATGTGTTATGAGCAATTCTTGAATCTAGCCAAAAAGTTTTCTGACAAGATCCAAGTCAACGTACTATTTGGCAATTACCGTGGAGTGATGCGCAGTGAAGGCGCAGCTACCTCCTTACATGATCTTGTGCTAGATGGCGAAGCCATGATCCAATATCTATTGCAACAAAAAGTACCTCAAGAAAACATTCTAATCCATGCCGTCTCTTTGGGCGGAGGAGTCGGTGCAGAAGTTGCCTCTTACCATCAAAATGAACATGATGGAATGCACTTGTATAGCGATAGATCATTTTCTACTCTTGCCAGCGCCATTAAATCTGTTGTCCCTCTTGCTATTACCTTGATGCCCCAAATGAACTTAGTAGGACGTGTAAGTGCTCGTCTCATGTCGTGGATTGGACCTCGTTTACTTGGTAATATGGGTGCTATGGCTGCTTCATTAGGAGGCTGGAAGCTCGATAGCCTAGCTAATTTCCAAAAAGTTAAGGGAAAAAAATTCATTATCTATAGTCACGGAGATGGTATAATTCGCTACCATGCAAGCCTTTACAAGGCATTAAAAGAGATGCAAATGACACCTCTTGATCGTAAACTGAAAGCTGAGCGCATCGAAGCTAAAGCTCAAGGGACCACATCCCCTCTAAAGGATTATGAGCAAAATTATAAACCAAAAAGCATAAGGGTTGAAGTTTCTCTAACAGCAGAAAAGCTTGCTGCAAGAGCAAATATAACTATCGAACAAGCACGCGAGCAATTGGGTTGCCATAGCCACTGTCTTCCTATTCTTGACATGGGTTCTGCAGGCCCACAGTACATCAAAAATGTCAAAGATGCACTCAGAATAATATAAGAATTAAGATGAGGGAAGAATGCGAAACACCGGTAACTTAGAACTATCTAAAGTGTCACCTGGTTGAAACTCAGAACTTCCTGCAACAAGTTCTGTGTGCTTTCTGCGTACCAAGATATCAAGCAAGTGCTTATTTTTAGGGTTAAATTGTAAGAAAAAATCTTCGGTGGCACCTCTACTTAGACTGTCAAGGCTTTTCGAAAATTTATAAAATATACTCTCAATATCCCTTGGCAATGTTTTTTCTAAAATCTCTGTAAATACAAAAGTTGATCCATCCGATCTATCCCTTACGCTCATACTCCAAAAGCCTTTTACAAGTGCATGAGGATCATAAACAGCCTCTTGCAACTTTTTATATTGAAATACATACACAGAAGCCCTTGGTATTCGACTACATGGCCATACACATTCGAAAGACTTTCCAAGAGGCGTAAAAGATGAGTTACTTTCAAAAAGCCTTGCTAGGATTTCTAAATGAACACAAATAAAAACAGGACGAGCCTGCTGACTCTCAGCTACTTGATCCACTTTACTAAGAAGCCAATTTGCATCTTGTATTGCAGAGTTTTCTATAGCGATAATAGTCGCATCTTCCAACCAGTACATGTTCATGTCGGCATATTGAATATCAGAGGCATCTGGATTGTAGGGCTTTATAAGAGGGATTTTAGCACCCAAAGGATCATATCGCAATGTTAACGCTGATAGATTTTTTTCAGGCCTCAAACCATAGTAACAAGGACACTCTCCTAGGTTATAAATTTTTTTGTTTGAAGTAATCATCTCCTGAAATGCCTGCATAACCTGAGAAGAGTAACCTTTCACCTGAACATAGATCTTTACTTGCGAGTTATTAGTGATTACATCGTCCATAAAACGCTCGATCGTACCTAAAGGCACATCTTTTGAGTATCGATCTCCTATTACCCTCAGAACCATCTCATTGCTCTTCAGGTATGTTAAAATGATAGAAACCTCCGTTATAGATGTAGATAGGGTTGTTGGAAGTTCAACTCCTCTTCGAACAAATACAGGCATGGGTGAATAAAATGGATCATAGACAACTTTCTTAAACTCAGACTCTCTAAGTATAGGCAACATCTCTTGTTGCATCACTCTCCAAAAAGAATTACTCTGTCCTATCTCTTTTCCCAAAAGATTTTCGTCAAATTCAAGACATGTTAGTAATTGCGGCTGAATAGGTACAAGAGAATCAAGAAGCAAGGGAAGATCTTTGTTATTTAAAGATAATTTACCAAAACCTACAGAGATTTTTCGCCATTGATTTGATTCTCTTAATGTAACATGTACTGTTTGCATTGCTGAAAATAGAGGAAATGTATCCTGGTTCAACTCAGTTAAAGGTTGCGACAATACCTCATAACCAAGGCCCTCACGATCACGCATCACTCTCTTACTTTTATGCGCAGTAGAAAGAGGTAGTGGTGTACGGTATTGAAAGGTGAGCATATTATCTACCAAACCAAAATAATCAAATTTATCACTTTCTGAGATAGCTTTTATCAAATCTTGATGCTTCCCTCTGCATGGCCTTAAGTTCTTACCAACAGTTATTGAGTCACCTATTTCTATTGCTTCTCCAATAAAGGTATTAACAGGAGGAGTATTTACCTGCAAATGAACCTCCATACCCGGATTGCTTCTGGAAAGGTCTCTTACATACTTCTCGATGATTGGAAAGTGTGATTTCCCTAATGTGTTGTCTACTACATCTAAGTTTATGTTATGTTCTGCTCTAACAACAACCCTATTGCCAGGCATCTGACTTACATTCATAGCAATAAAGTGTGTAGAGACAGTGTTTGTGGATGCTAAGCTGCTACCTTCAGTAGACCTACGGCCTACTTCTTCTGTTGGGAAAAGAATGTCTAGCATTTGAGATGGACATGCTCCCTCAGCAAATGTGCTATGATGAACATGCACATCGCGGATATCTCCTGTTTCACTCAATGTGATGTATGCTGACTGTATAGGTGATGGATCTTTCTTAGTGCGTACAGATTGAGACTCTATTAGTACATCATGACTACAGCTCTCACGGCAGTACACCTCTTTATTTTTGTTGTGCGCAGGAGCTGAACGATTTTTATTTGCTAGAAGCCTTTGATCAAGCACATGAAATGAATTTGTTCTAGTGTCATAATAAGTTTCAATATAAGAACCCCCAAACTTGTAACCCTCAGAAACTACTGGGTTCACTCGTGAAGAACAGAGAGCTTTTACGCTTTTAGCCGCTTTTCTTACTACTTGGCTAGTTGCACCTACTGCTTTAGTAGTTGCCATCTTCTCAACATCTTGTATCGCCCGCAAAGCAACCTCTTCTGGAACGCCCACTTTTTCATCAAGTGCTTTAGCTACTTGCCTATTAAACTTAGGCAAATCTTCCTTAACAAATGCGCGGGCATCTTCTTTCAACTCCTCTGGAACCACTGCTTCTAAAACTTCTTTAGCAGCTTCTTTAACTTTACAAGCAAGTGCATGAGTGCCTGGATGATGCTCTCGTAAATTATCCATTATAGCAGCTACACCTGCATGTGCTACATCACCTACCATTCCAAGGGCAGTTCCTGCTATACGCACGGCTCCAACTACTCGCCTCGACAATTGCCGTGCATTCATCTCTTCTGTGTTACCCTCAGCTCTATCTGCTTTTTCTAAGGCTTCAAAATCTCTTGAAAGAACTTCTGTACGGTTTTTAAGTCGTTGAAGCAACGTAGGAGCCGCTTGTGATTTTGCTTGAAGGTCTCTCTTTCTGCCACCTAAATCAATAGAAATAGCATGTTGTGTTAGCCTACTAGAAGGCTCAAAAGGGCTTCTTTCTTCTTGTTTAAGAGCATTTGCCGCATGAAATAATTGCTCTCCTACAGTATGCCTCTTAATGCCGTCTGAGCAACTAAGAAGAGCACTAGCTGCCCTATCCATCCTAGTAGAAGTACTTGGCTGCCCTTCCGTCAAAGATGCTAATTTAGGCATTTCATCTACTAGCAGATCCTCTTTTTGACGCAAGAGAGTAAGTATAGAAGCGTGCTTAATTGAAGTGGTTTTCATAATCTTTAACTTAAATACGAATTGTTTGAAGGAGCATAAGTCCTCCTTCTTTCGGCAAAAGGGTTATAGCAAACTTTGCAAGAGCCCAAGAGCCAAAAATAGCAAGAGCGCCTATGCCAAGGCTTTCAATAAGACTATTAGAGGAGCGCTCATGCATCTGCTCAATATCTGTTCTTACTTGGGTAAGGCCTTGCCTTATAACCCCTTGTTGCTGCTCTACATGACCTATACGTATATCCACAATCTCCTGACTTAAACGAAGCTCATCGGAGCGCTGCCTAAGAGCGTTTCTCTTCTCTTCCAAAAGAGCAAGCTCTTTTTCAATGTGTAAAAAATGCTCCTTATCATGCTCTCTTTGCACTGCAAGCCTCTCATCACACTCATCTAACATCTCTTTCAAAGGATCTAATTCATCATAAGCAGTAGTAAGCTGTGTATACACTTCTTGAAAAGCATCTTGATCTTCAGCTGATGCCTCTATAAGTCTTTCTTGAAGTAACCCTTCAAGGTAAGCTGTGTCATTATCATTAACAAATGTTTCTCTTATGCTCCTAATAGACTCATCTTCCTCTTCTTTATAAGCAACACATTTTGCATCAAACGCCTCTGCAGTTTGACTACAACTTGCAGCGCTCCTTCCAACGGATGCAAGTGCTTCTTGTGCACGCAATTTAAAATTCTTAACTTTTTCAGTTTTTACATGGGTGCAGCGCTCTTTAATTAAAACTTGTTCTTCTCTTTTACGCACTCTTGCCTTTTCATGCATTTCTCTGAGGCGAGCGTATTGAGTAGCGCGTGCAAGAGCCTTTATAGCCTCTTCTTTTTCTTCTTCCTCTCTTTTAAGAAGAAAAGCAGATTCTTTTTCAGCCAGCCATTTGACAGCAAAGCGAACGACAGGATGAGAGGTCCTCGTCAGGGGTGTTGGATTATTTATAGCAAGTGGAGAGCGTTGTTGATACTCTTTAGGAGTTGTAGTTAAAAAGCCAACTAAAGAAAGCTCATTATAAGTAAATCCATCACTTCCCAAAACAGCTGTTGCATCAAGAAGATCACCACGCCTAATTGGATCCATTAAAAGATCTCTTAATGCCTCAATATAATCCTTTATGACTTTTTCTCTCTCTTCCTCAGAGGAAAGGTCTGCTATAAAACCACTATACCAAGAAGTAAGTGTAACTGTCATAAGATCTGTAAAACCAGACTCTGCGATAACCTCTCCAAATTTAACAAGATCAAGAGAATGCAGTAACCCACGAAAGCGCGCATCTTGTACTGCACTCTTCGATGTAATGTCTGATAATAGCCTTTGATTGCCCACTGGAGACGTCATCTATTTGGCCCTTTTGCTCTCTCTTGATTCATCCCTCTTCTTGGAAAGTACTCACGAGATCCACCAACAACTTTTACTACAAACTCTGCTCCTCGAAGGAGTTCATGAGAAGAACTGGAATGAGAAGAGCTTG
This window of the Chlamydiales bacterium genome carries:
- a CDS encoding transposase; amino-acid sequence: MIKSDVFTLISIFCDVDDFCKEFEPEWKKILIENQHQQLIGNKKKRNRKTELSLSEAITIVIMFHKTRYRTFKDYYQRYNDRIPVSDMSRGLFGKLFGDKGYISQELFLSLYEKGMQIITKLKKNMKNKPMSLVH